ACACCTTTGAGACGTTGGCTCCCATCGGGAAATTATCCGAAAATTACGCCCATATTTATCAGATTTTGCCGATAGCATATCTCGGAAAGAACGCCATCCTAAATCTGATATGGCACGAGATAACTTGCGATTTTTAACCATTCCCGATGTGTTTAAATCCTCTAAAATTATCGTTTGATTTTCACGAACAACTCTAGTGGATAGTTTCTGCAAGAAATCAGTGCGAGTGTCTTTAATCTTTGCATGGATTTTAGCTACTCGTTTCCTAGCTTTTTCCCGTCGGTTACTTCCTTTCTGTTTTCTAGAAAGGTTTTTCTGTGCTTTTCTTAGTCGTTTTAATCGTTTCTTTAGCGGTTTCGGTGCGTCTATCTTTTCCCCTGTTGAGAGGGTAGCAAAGGTAGCAATCCCTAGATCAATTCCCACTGACTCCCCATTATCAGGAAGTATTTCGGGCTGAACCTCGACGACAAAACTAAGAAAATAGCGATCTGATGCGTCTTTAATCACGGTGACACTAGAAGGTTTAGAAGGTAATGGACGACTCCAAACGATTCTTAAATCACCGATTTTTGCTAAAGTAACGCAGTGTTGGTTAACGGTAAAACCATTATCGGTAAATCTTGCTGATTGTTTAGATTTACGTTTTTTAAACTTGGGAGGTTTGACTTTCTTTCCTTTTCTCTCGCCCTTACAAGATGTAAAGAAGTTAGAGTAAGCAGTCTCTAAGTCTCTCAAAGACTGTTGTAAAGGAATAGAAGAAACCTCGGTTAACCACCGTCTTTCTTCTGTTTTTTTGACTTGAGTTAGTCTTTTAGATAACTCAGTATATTTTGGCTTTTTCTCCCCTTGTCGATAGAGTTCTTGGCAGTAAGCTAAAGTATCGTTCCAGACAACACGCACACACCCAAACAACTGAGACAAAAGCCTCTTTTGTTGGTCTGTTGGGTAAATACGGTATTGATACCTCGCTTTCATTGGGTTAAGATGTGTGTGTCTGTAGTCTATTCTAACTAGGTCTGTTGATAATGTCAAGTCAGTTGCGAAGAGAAAGAAACTCTGTTTCCGATCTAAAGATACACTTGGTCTGTGTGACAAAATACAGAAGAAAGGTTTTTACTGGTAAAAGCCTGACTTTGGTTGAAAACTCTTTTAGGGAAGTTGCGGAAAAAATGAATTTTCAGATATTGGAATTTAACGGGGAGTCTGATCACATACACGCATTAATTGAATACCCGCCGAAACTATCTATTTCTGTAATGGTCAATTCTTTAAAAGGAGTCTCTAGTCGTAGGTATGGACAAGCTGGATATCCTAAGCCATACGGGAAAGACGCTCTTTGGTCGCCCAGTTATTTCGTCTCTTCTGTAGGAGGTGCGCCTCTGGAAGTTCTTAAGTGCTACATCAAAAATCAGGAAAAGCCGTCGTAAAACGACGGGGTTTTAACCCAAATTTTCGATAAAATTATCCCTATTCTTCTTCCCTCCACACAGAAACCAGAAGAGCCGAACTTTCTTCTGGACTATTACCTTTGGGGAAAAAGTTCAAGTTGTGAAAGTGCAAAGTATATAAACCTAGATTTTTAACAGCTTAGAACGGTTTTTGACCGCAGACGACGATATTCCAAGCGATTTTGCTCATAATACCACTTAGATACTTCTCCAATACTTGATCGACCAAACAAGCGGCCTGACTGATTGGATTCATCAACCATTGTGGAGAAAGCATGACTTCTGCAAAGGGAGTAGAGAAAAATCCTTGCGGATAAGACAGAGTTTTGACAAAACCAGAAGAGCGGAATAGTTTTAACAATTGTGCTTCATCAAGCTGCTCCTGTTCTGCGGAGTAGGATTTGTCCATCTTAGTCCGAACTTGTCTAAGATATTGAAAGAGAGGATTGGCATCTTGGGGTTCATTGACGACAAGAAAACCACCTGGTTTTAACAAGTATAGACATTTTTCCAGAGCGGCGGGCAAATCTGACATATGATGGAGAACACCGATCATGAAAATGACATCGTAGAGATGATCTGTTTGGTAATCAAAAAAATCTGCTGTTTGGAAGCTGGCATTGGAGAATCGATTTCGTTGTTGGGCACTCAAGATTAATTCTTGAGAATAATCAAGTCCCGTATAGGTTCCGTAGCGTCCACGCAGATACTCAGCAGTAAAGCCAGCACCGCACCCCACTTCCAAAATGTCAGACTGATTGTTGAGGTGTATTTTGTTAAGGGTTTGGACAAATCTTAAAGCCCGCGCTCTCCTTGAAGGTGGATAAATATCCTTTTTTGCGTATTTGAGGGCAATAGCATCGAATAACTCTCGGTCTCTCCGCGCTCTGTCCTGGTCTAGATTATATTTCACCATCAAATCTCCCAAATTGTAGTTATTAATACAGATTTTCTGACACACCTATGGGTCATAGTAGTCCATCTTGAAGCCATTTGGATTAGGATTAAGCTAAGACGCATTTAAACTGGGTATTGTATAAGTTAGCTAAAAAGGCAGATAAACCTTACTCTTCCAGTGTTCTGGCGTTCTCTGTTTCCTTATCGACCTAGACCAATTTAGATGCGGGGGCGGCTTATTATGTCTAAATCCAGAGTCATTGACCTAATAATGGAGCTATTTTAATACTCTTTTGCTACTAGGTCAACCCATTTGATAAGTAGTCGTGCAAAATTAATTTCCTAGTCGAGACAGGAGATAGGAGTCAGGAGATAGGAGACGGTCGTCGGGAGACGGGAGACGGGAGACGGGAGACGGGAGACGGGATACAGCTATTAGGGATCGGATTTGAGTTTTCAGTTCACTGTTTCCTCACATCAGAAGTCTGACGGAGTAGTGGCTTAGATGTGTAATTAATTGTGCTTAGATACTTACTAAATCCTGTTTAAAAGGCATAGGAGATCAGGGAGCAGGGAGAGGGGCGCGCCAGAGATGCGGAGAAACAATCCATAACTGGGTTTTTAAAGTTCGATTGGGAGTTAATCATACTATTAAAAACGGATTTGGTTTGAGTGCCTGTGATTTCAATCTAGAGACTTAATTCGCAGATAATACATTTGTTTTAAATTATTGGTTTCTTTTGGGGATTTCTGAAGAACAAAAAAGGGGTTTTAGCCCCTTTTTCTGGATTAGTTAGTTATTTTTTCGGCGATAACATCATCATCATGTTACGACCTTCTTTTTTTGGCGCTTGCTGTACCTCAGCTACATCCTCTAAATCTTTGGCCATGCGCGCCAGTAATTCTTCCGCTAGGTTAGAGTGTTGAATTTCCCGGCCTCGGAAGGTAATCGTCGCTTTTACCTTATCTCCCGCTTTTAAAAAACGTTGCGCTTGGTTGACTCGCACGTTGTAGTCATGCTCATCAATTTTATAGCGCATTTTAACTTCTTTTATATCGGCTGTATGCTGTTTTTTCTTGGCCTCACGGGCTTTTTTCTCCTGTTCAAACTTGTATTTACCATAGTCCATAATCCGGCAAACGGGAGGATTTGCCGTTTCACTGACGAGGACGAGATCAAGTTCCTTTTCTTCGGCCACGCGTAAAGCTTCGGCAGGAGTAATAATGCCTAGTTGAGAGCCGTCGCTATCGATAACGCGGATTTCAGGAAAGCGGATTCTTTCGTTAATTTGGGGGAGATCGCGAGTAGTGCGTCTTTTATCTATCACAGGCGTTCTGGGTTATCTCTATTCTGGTTAATTAATCGGTTGGAGTTTACAAAATGATTTACTTGCTATTCTACCTACTCGATCGAGTTTCTTGGCCAATTGTTAAGTTTTCTTGCAATGTTAATTTTTAGTCGCCGGCCGTCAGCCGGCGGCCGTCAGCTAGATAAGCTGTTGTGCTTGGGCTTTGTTAGACTAAGATTCCCTACTCTCAGGAATTGATTCGGTAAGGTGCGTTCCCCCTGGTCGATTAGTTGCTTAGTCAGAGTTGCAGCAGGGAACGCATCCTATTAGTAGGAAAGTATCAGGCGAAAGTTGAGAAGATTGTCCAGTATGGTGGAATTCGCCATGAAACTTCCATTCCCCTTTGAGAATTTGTTGAATGCCGTGCTGATGTTTTAATATTACTTATTGCCTAAAACTAGGATTACTTATATTAGACCTCTGGCAAAAATCAAAAATCTGACCTTAGCTGAGGAGTCTCCGAGCCAGTAGTCAGTAGTCAGGAGAATTAAGAATGAGCATTAATCAATTAAATGCTCTATTTAGGGATTTTAGGCAATTTTATGCCTATTTTTCTCATTTTTGAACTATCAAAAATTAATTATGCAAGAACTCTATTAAAGTTCATGGCTTTAAATCCTTTGATAATTTTGAAATGGAATTTACGCCGTTTACTGTAGTTGCTGGGGTTAATGCGGATGGTAAGAGTAATTTATGTGATGCTTGGCAATTGTTGGTGCGGCTGGCACAAGTCGATCTGAAGAAGGCTTTGAGCGAGTAACGAGGACATCCTAGCCAACTTTTTACCCAATATGACGAGGACGACTACGCCACGGAAAGGGAATTTATAGTTGAGATGTTAGTCAATCGCCAGGTAAAAGATCCTTGGGGTGGAGAAGTCGATCTTACAGCTTTTATCAAAAATATGAAGTATAATGTTGTGGATAGCTAAATTGTCCAAAATATGAAATCCTATCCAGTAGAGTTCCGTCAGAAAATCCTAGACTGTTATTATAACGAACCCATTTCTCAAAGGCAATTAGCGAAAAGATTCTGCGTAGCCTTAAGTTTCGTACAAAAGCTTTTGAAGCAATCTCGAGAAACGGGAGATATTCGACTGAAAACTTATCGATGTGGCCGTCATTTAAAACTCCACGCAAGAACAGATGATCGCCCTAGGTGAGTTAATTGAAGAAAATAATGACGCAACTCTAACCGAACTATCAGAACTGTTCCTAGAAAGAACCGGTATAGTGCTAAGTGTTGCCCCAGGGGCAAGAATAGCCGAACGATTGAGAATGACTCGCCACAAAAAACTCTACACCCCCCGGAAAAAGAGACAGAAAGAGTACAAAAACTTAGACAAGAATACAAAGGATAAAATTATGGACGTAGACGAGGAAAATCTTATCTCGCTTGACGAAGCTGGTTCAAATCTATCTATGACCAGAACCCACGATCGCTCACTTAAAGGAACTAGAGCGCAGGGGACTCGACCCCTTAAAAAAGGACAAAATGTTTCTACTATTACAGCAATTACTAAAAAAGAAGTTCTGGGTACAGCCAATTTTTTAGGAGCGATAACTGGGATTTTATTTGAAGCGTTTATTATCCGAATATTAGTTCCTAAGCTCTGGGAAGGTGCGGTAATCAATATCGATAACTGTAAAATTAATTTCAGGGAAGAGGTCAATAAAGCGGTTGCAGAAAAAGGAGCTAAACTAATTTATTTACCTCCTTACTCTCCCGATTTTGCCCCGATTGAAAATTTTTGGTCAAAAATCAAGTCAATCTTGAGAAAATTAAAACCGAGAACTTATCGAGAGCTAGATGAAGCTTTAGAAGAGGCTTTTAAGCAAGTCTCGGAACAAGACCTTCGTAATTGGTTCACACACTGTTGCTATTGTACCTAATATATCTGAGAAAGGCTGTAAATAGGGTTTGCTGAAAAAGTTTTTCGTGGGGGCAGGCTTCGGCCGTGAGATCAGCGTTCGACCGAGCGTTCGACAAAAGCTCACGCGGCGGTTCGGCGGTTCGGCGGTTCGGCGGTTCGGCGGTTCGGCGGTTCGGCGGTTCGGCTGATCTCACCGTCGAAGCCTGAGCGTTCGACAAAAGCTCACGCCGAAGTCTCACCGAACGTCCGAAGTCTCACGCCGAGGTCCGAACGGGTGTAGGGTTTTAGCGATTTTGAGGGGGTCAATTACCTAATTTTCAGGGAAAAAGTCCCTGAATTTTCCCCCCGATCACTCCGGGATCTGGTACTTTTTGATTGACCAAAGGTCTAAAAGTCTTACCCAACAAGGTTTTTAGATTTATTCAGCCAGCCCTAAATATACCTGGACTTCCCCGTTGACAAAAGGCCATAACATCTGCTGTAGGAGGAGAATTTTGTCCATTAAGAAATGTTACAAATTACCTGGGTACATTAAGAAAAGTTAACGGGTGCATCCATTGATGGATAAGGGTTTTCGGCTCTTGTAGTAGATATGTATGGGGGAAGTTCAGGTATACAATTTTTCAAAAGTAATGGCAGAGGCTGATTCATTCTAACAAATCGCAAAGCCTGAACCACTTGTTATCAAGCCATCTTTGCCCCTTTGTAATGGATAAAAAGCCTAAACCTCTGAAAAGATTTAGAGCTATAGTTTGGAGAATTGACAAATTACTAACAGCTTGAAAGTCAGTTAAAGGTAAAGTATCTTCCTTAAAAATTACGGCGTTGCTGAATTAAGCTATGAATCAGTAAGGAATAGGCACTTCTTGAAACTTCAGATAATGAATTAATAAACGAATAGAGTATCCTAACACTTCTCTAGACTTAGAATAGCAGAGTGTTTGGCGATGCAATCGGACTAGATAATGTCTTAAACCTGTGTTCTCACCCTCTACTCTGGTCATATAAGTCTTACTAACTATATGGTCGCCCTCTGCTATAAAACATGGATAAACTGACCATCCATCGCTCACATAAAAATAGCATCCCCAAGACTTAACTAATTCCCATAAGGGGCGAAACGTTTCGCTACTATGGTCTGGGGATTACCCAACCTAAAATTCCTTTTTTAAAGTGGTCAACGGCTGTCCACACCCAGATTTTGTTTTTTTTGAGCCAACAAAGGTTTCCAATTCATCCAGTTCCCCTACTTCAGGAATTGTTTCTGGGTCATAGGCGACTGGCAAAATTCAAGCACAGATTTTACCCAATTAATTACGGTCATATAATCAACTCCCTTTAGCCTTTCTATCCCTCTAAATCCCATCCCATTAACATAGGCGGTTAGGCCTTCTCGCTTCGTTTTTTCGTCATAGCCTTTCTGTTTTTCATAGTTATCAATAAATTGACGGCCACCGGTTACACAAATAGGATTTTGTTTACCTTGTTTATTGATGCCATTTTTACGGATATGGGTAGATTTACACCCAGGTCATTGCATTTTGATTTCCTCCATTCATATCTCTATTATGCAACGCCAAAATTACGTCTTTTACCCAGTGCAACTGATTTTCTATGTTCCAATGACCTCGGATTTTTCGAGCAAAAGTCTGATCACTTTCTACCAAACTACTAATGTAATAGGCACAATTATAATACTCTTCTCCCCCTCTTTCACCATACCTTTCCACCTTAATATAACTTTTAATGTGTTCCCAAACACTATTAAAAGGATGAGTTACATTAAAGACTGATGTTAGTCTGATTAGGTCTCGTCCATGACTTTTGTCGTCTTCACAATCAATGCTCACCGGCTGAGAATTTTTTTTCACTTCCTCCACGGGTTTATATAAATTTAATTGATTAACTTTGAGAGTTATCAAATCGTCATTATTAGAATCAATAATCTCTTGGTGAGTAACTCGATTATAGTGTAAAGCATCTAGAGTAAAAATTATGTCTGTTAGCTCTGTATTTCTTACCATATATTGAACTTGATGAACTTATGAGCTTTCTTTATTCTCCCATTGCTCTAGGTGTAATACTATACCTGTTTCCTGACTAAAGAAAGAAGCAAACATGACAAAATTCTGGGTTGCATCATCGTGATTGATAACGGTACTTCTCAGGCTTTTGCCATCAATAGCGATCCAATCTAATCCCTCTTTATTCTGATACTATTCCCGGTCTCATTCGTTAAAACTATATAAGAGATCTGACCAATTTAATCCCATTAAAACCCTTCTAATGGTTGAATAAGAGGGAACTTTTTTCCTAGGTAGTTTAAAGTATTTTGTTAATAATGATTGGTTGTATTTAGCCAAGTCACCGATAGCCCTATAGCTAGTATAGGACTGCATAATTGCCGGGATAATGATTAAAAGTACGAGCCATAGCTGGTGTCTTTTTCCAGAACTTTTCCGAAAATATTTGACTTTCTTTAATTTTTAGATTAGCCTCTGCATAGTATAAAAAGATAAGGTAAACATTACTCATTTTACATGAGTTTTTTCACCTTACTTTTTTTTTAGTCTTCGAGAATGAATCAGCCCTACCCGACTTCGGGGGGATATAAGTAGTCGTGCCAAATTAATTTCCTAGTCGAGACAGCGAGACTCCGAGACAGCGAGACTCCGAGACAGCGAGACTCCGAGACAGCTATCAGGGATCGGATTTGAGTTTTCAGTTCACTGTTTACTGATCACAGCAAAAGGCTGACGGCTGAGAGCTTAGATGTGTAATTAATTTTGCTTAGGTACTTATGGATATTCTCCACAAAATGTTACATTAAATGTTACATTAAAGGTTGAAACTTGATTGTTAACTGGTTTAAAGGCCAAAATTAGCAGTGAATGGCCATATATAGCCAGATTTAAACCCAAACGTGCATACCATGATGAGTGCAGAACCAAATAACTCAGCAATTTTCGACGAAAACCAAGAATATTCTCGTAATTCCCCCGAATTCCTGGCAACCGAATCAGAAGCGAGTGTCACCGATGAGGCCGAAACGGTGACGGACGAAACCGCTGACAGCGAGGAATTTCCTCTTCTGGGCGCCATGACTATCGATTTTCTACAAGAGGAAATCGACACTCTCAAGCAGCAGTTAGAGGAGCAAACCCAACAGGTTGATGCCTATAAGAAACGCTATATCAGTCTAGCGGCCGAGTTCGACAATTTTCGCAAACGCACAGGCAAAGAAAAAGAGGAACTGGAAACCAAAATCAAGGGCAAAACCCTGATGGAAATTCTTGGGGTGGTGGATAATTTTGAGCGCGCCCGTACTCAAATTAAACCAGCTAACGATGGCGAGATGGGTATTCACAAGAGTTACCAAGGGGTCTATAAAACCTTAGTAGAGAGTCTCAAGCGTTTAGGTGTTTCCCCCATGCGTCCGGAAGGTCAATCCTTTGACCCCACCTACCACGAAGCGATGATGCGGGAGTACACCGATGAACATCCCGAAGGCACGGTGATCGAGCAGTTAGTGCGAGGATACACTCTCGGAGAACAGGTTTTGCGTCATGCTTTGGTAAAAGTGGCTGCCCCCAAAGAGGCGGATCCTAACGCCGAACAGTCAGAAGCGGCTGCCATTTCATTAGAGGAATCGGTCTAATATCTCGATCTTAAAAAGTGGTTAGTTATTTGGGTTTTGGGGGGTATGTGTTCCCTTGCTATCCCCTATTCCCACTGAAAGACTTTTTCTCTCTTGACCTATTTATTCGTGGGGGCAGGGTGTGGGGTGGGGGGTTTTACCCAGAAGAGCCAAAGATCTTATCCCACAAGGTTTTTAGATTTATTCAGCCAACCCTATGGATCTTTTAATTAAAAATGCTTCTATACCCAAGGCTTTTGCCCCTTGGTAGTCCTCTTTTTTACTATCGCCAATATGCCAAGCTTGTGCGGGGGGACAATCATGTTTTTCTAGGGCGATTTGAAAAATTTCCGGATCGGGTTTAGCGACTCCTGCCTGGGAAGAAATTGTGATCGATCGAAAAAAATATTCTAAGCCTAATTCGGCCAAAACTTGATAGATACGACTATCAAAATTAGAAATAATGCCCAACTCGATCCCCTGAATCTGCCAGAGTCTTAAAGCGGGAATGACATCCTCGTACAGCAACCAAGGCTCGGCCGTGGCAAAATGATGATAAAGTTCGCCAAAAAAAGCCTCAAAATCGGGAAATCTTTCCAGATAACCTAAATTATTAAAAACTGCCCCAGTCAGCGATCGCCACCAGCGATACTCTAACTCGGGAATTTGTGCCGGTTCAACCTTAGGAAAAGCCAGGGGGGGAGAAGTGGGGAAAATAGCGGAGAAAGATTGTTCTAGTCTCTCGGCCGCCACTTCTACCCCAAAATCCGCCGCTATTTGACTATAAATTGCTCCGACACTGCCTTTTACTCCAAAAATGGTCCCCACAGCATCGAGAAAAATAACTTGCGGTTTCTGCATGAGAGTTTTGTCTATAACCATCGAACTGAGGTTTTTAGGGTCGGCCCTTTAGCTGGCCTAACACACCTAACAATTGCTCATTTTAAAGGATTATGGCCGAAATTCTCGGATCGCTTGCCAAACTCTTAATACCTCTGCCACCGTCCATGCTTGGGCAAAAGCGCCCCTAGGGGTAAAAGGGGCATTACCATCGAAAATTTCACTTAAACTACCGATACAGCTATCCCGAAGATGGTCGATCATCGGTGTTAAAAAACTCTCCGCTAGGATAGGATCGCGATAGACTTTCAGATGGGCTTCGATAAATGCCCCTAATAACCATCCCCAGACTGTCCCCTGATGGTAAGCACTATCTCTTTTTAGGCGATCGCCACTGTAAACGCCACGGTAATCGGGATGATCGGTAGTTAGCGATCGCAAACCGCGAGAAGTCAACAGTTTGACAGTACAAATATCGACAATGGCCTTTTTCTGTGGGAAATTTAATAACTCCTCCACCGACAAGGACACGGCAAAAAGTTGATTCGGTCGTAAACTGGCATCATTGCCCTTGTCCGTATCTAAAACATCGTAACAATACCCCAGAGAATCATCCCAGAAGCGAGAAAACCCTTTTAAGG
This Microcystis wesenbergii NRERC-220 DNA region includes the following protein-coding sequences:
- a CDS encoding RNA-guided endonuclease InsQ/TnpB family protein; this translates as MKARYQYRIYPTDQQKRLLSQLFGCVRVVWNDTLAYCQELYRQGEKKPKYTELSKRLTQVKKTEERRWLTEVSSIPLQQSLRDLETAYSNFFTSCKGERKGKKVKPPKFKKRKSKQSARFTDNGFTVNQHCVTLAKIGDLRIVWSRPLPSKPSSVTVIKDASDRYFLSFVVEVQPEILPDNGESVGIDLGIATFATLSTGEKIDAPKPLKKRLKRLRKAQKNLSRKQKGSNRREKARKRVAKIHAKIKDTRTDFLQKLSTRVVRENQTIILEDLNTSGMVKNRKLSRAISDLGWRSFRDMLSAKSDKYGRNFRIISRWEPTSQRCSCCGNIGGKKALNIREWECLFCGTFHDRDVNAAINIKVAGGQSETLNGRGGKCKTSVKEASSREASTVRLSSRPKPNRRSFN
- the tnpA gene encoding IS200/IS605 family transposase translates to MSSQLRRERNSVSDLKIHLVCVTKYRRKVFTGKSLTLVENSFREVAEKMNFQILEFNGESDHIHALIEYPPKLSISVMVNSLKGVSSRRYGQAGYPKPYGKDALWSPSYFVSSVGGAPLEVLKCYIKNQEKPS
- a CDS encoding class I SAM-dependent methyltransferase — encoded protein: MKYNLDQDRARRDRELFDAIALKYAKKDIYPPSRRARALRFVQTLNKIHLNNQSDILEVGCGAGFTAEYLRGRYGTYTGLDYSQELILSAQQRNRFSNASFQTADFFDYQTDHLYDVIFMIGVLHHMSDLPAALEKCLYLLKPGGFLVVNEPQDANPLFQYLRQVRTKMDKSYSAEQEQLDEAQLLKLFRSSGFVKTLSYPQGFFSTPFAEVMLSPQWLMNPISQAACLVDQVLEKYLSGIMSKIAWNIVVCGQKPF
- the infC gene encoding translation initiation factor IF-3; translation: MIDKRRTTRDLPQINERIRFPEIRVIDSDGSQLGIITPAEALRVAEEKELDLVLVSETANPPVCRIMDYGKYKFEQEKKAREAKKKQHTADIKEVKMRYKIDEHDYNVRVNQAQRFLKAGDKVKATITFRGREIQHSNLAEELLARMAKDLEDVAEVQQAPKKEGRNMMMMLSPKK
- a CDS encoding IS630 family transposase, which codes for MIALGELIEENNDATLTELSELFLERTGIVLSVAPGARIAERLRMTRHKKLYTPRKKRQKEYKNLDKNTKDKIMDVDEENLISLDEAGSNLSMTRTHDRSLKGTRAQGTRPLKKGQNVSTITAITKKEVLGTANFLGAITGILFEAFIIRILVPKLWEGAVINIDNCKINFREEVNKAVAEKGAKLIYLPPYSPDFAPIENFWSKIKSILRKLKPRTYRELDEALEEAFKQVSEQDLRNWFTHCCYCT
- a CDS encoding ISAs1 family transposase yields the protein MVRNTELTDIIFTLDALHYNRVTHQEIIDSNNDDLITLKVNQLNLYKPVEEVKKNSQPVSIDCEDDKSHGRDLIRLTSVFNVTHPFNSVWEHIKSYIKVERYGERGGEEYYNCAYYISSLVESDQTFARKIRGHWNIENQLHWVKDVILALHNRDMNGGNQNAMTWV
- the grpE gene encoding nucleotide exchange factor GrpE, with amino-acid sequence MSAEPNNSAIFDENQEYSRNSPEFLATESEASVTDEAETVTDETADSEEFPLLGAMTIDFLQEEIDTLKQQLEEQTQQVDAYKKRYISLAAEFDNFRKRTGKEKEELETKIKGKTLMEILGVVDNFERARTQIKPANDGEMGIHKSYQGVYKTLVESLKRLGVSPMRPEGQSFDPTYHEAMMREYTDEHPEGTVIEQLVRGYTLGEQVLRHALVKVAAPKEADPNAEQSEAAAISLEESV
- a CDS encoding HAD-IA family hydrolase, translating into MQKPQVIFLDAVGTIFGVKGSVGAIYSQIAADFGVEVAAERLEQSFSAIFPTSPPLAFPKVEPAQIPELEYRWWRSLTGAVFNNLGYLERFPDFEAFFGELYHHFATAEPWLLYEDVIPALRLWQIQGIELGIISNFDSRIYQVLAELGLEYFFRSITISSQAGVAKPDPEIFQIALEKHDCPPAQAWHIGDSKKEDYQGAKALGIEAFLIKRSIGLAE